The window GCTTCTCTTTCATATCAAGTGAAGTGGTTGTCAGTGTACGAGTCGCTTCTAATAGATACGTTAAACCACCAATACGGCCTAAGCTCTCTGCAACACCTTCAAATTTACCAATCGACATACCGAACTGCTTACGAACATAAGCGTATGCGCCGGTCGTTTTCGCTGTTAGGTGACCCATCGCCGTGCCCAGTGCGGGTAATGAGATACCACGACCTGCAGACAGACATTCCACCAGCATACGCCAGCCTTTACCTGCGTAATCTGCGCCACCGATTAGCCATTCCATAGGAATAAATACATCGTGACCGCGTGTTGGACCATTCATAAACGCAAGACCAAGTGGATCATGACGCTCACCAATCACAACACCTTCGTGGTCTGCCGGGATAAGCGCACAAGTGATACCAATGTCTTCTTTGTCACCCAGTAGCTTTTCTGGATCGTGCAGTTTGAAAGCCAGACCAAGTACCGTTGCCACTGGTGCTAGCGTAATGTAACGCTTGTTCCAGTTAAGCTTGATGCCTAGTGTCTCTTTACCTTCGTGCATGCCCATACACACTGTACCGACATCAGGGATACCACCCGCATCAGAACCTGCTTCAGGGCCTGTTAGTGCGAAACAAGGGATATCTGTACCGTCAGCAAGACGAGGTAGCCAGTAATCTTTTTGATCTTGAGTACCGTAGTGAGACAGTAGCTCACCAGGGCCTAGAGAGTTTGGAACCATTACCGAAACCGCAGTACTGATACTACGCGTAGCAATCTTGGTTACTATGGTAGAGTTTGCGTGCGCAGAAAATTCACGACCGCCGTACCCTTTCGCGATAATTAGCGAGAAGAAACGCTCTTTGCGTAAGAAATTCCATACTTCTTCAGGAAGGTCTCGGTCTTCTTTCACAATTTTGTGGTCATCAAGCATAGCGAGCAGAGTTTCAAGTTCATTATCCATGAACGATTGCTCTTCTGCTGTCAGCTGAGGTTTTGGGTATTGGTGTAGCTTAGTGAAATCTGGTTTACCAGAAAACAGCTCTCCGTCCCACCAAACGCTACCCGCTTCCATCGCTTCTTTCTCGGTGCTAGATAGGGGTGGTAGTACTTTTTTAAAGAGTTTAAAAGCTGGGTCACTTACCCATTTTTGTCTTAGAGAGCTCATAGTTCAGATCCTTTTGTTCACTATATTGTTTGTGAATATTTTGCTTTTTATTGTTTTATTCTTTTGCTGACATGCCTGCGGCCAAATATGGAATAAGAATATCGACCACTGCCTTAGCATCTATCTTTCTGTCATAGTCATTCTCTGCAATTTCTATTAGAGCCTGGCTAGATGCCATGGTGAATACACAAGTCCCTAGGGTGAAGTGCAATCGCCAAAATAACTGTTCTTGAGTGAGGTTTGGGTTGGCTTTCATTACTGAGTTGGTAAACAGAGTCAGTACTTCGCTGTAGCGAGTTGTAATGAACCAACGCAAGTGACCTTGCACATCCGTATAACCTCGACCGATGAGTAACATAAATCGGCTCGTACCATTTGGCCTTACATCATTGAGTGCCCTTAATGGCTGTCTTAAAGACTCAAACACGTCACTCATAGAGTACGTTTCGTTCAAATTTAAGTTCACAAGTGCATCTTGCAATGCTGGCATAAATGCTTCTAAGTAACGATTGAGTACCGCACGAACCAGAGTCTTCTTATCGCCAAAGTGGTAGTTCACTGAAGCAAGATTGACATTGGCTTTACTCGTAATCGTGCGTAAAGAGGTGTCATTAAAACCGTGCTCAGCAAATAAGCCTTCAGCCACATCTAAGATTTTGTCTTTGGTTGTACTTCTTGGTGCCATTTCAATCACTCGTATTAAACAACTGTTTGAAATATACGCTTAGAACATTTATTTAACAAGCAGGCAACATCACACTTTCACAAATTGGTCGTACCAGTTACGAGCATTACGTTCTAAGCGATTGAATAGAGACGCGTTTAATTAAAAAGAGAAAATTAATGAATTTTTGGGGAACTGAAATGGTAATCGAGGGTCATAAATTAAGTAGAAAACAGAGTATTTAGATGTTTAACAGGCCGTCAAACTTGTTTCTCACTGTTTTCTTAATTACTGCATTTTCCTTATTAACTCCTATACTTGTATCCGCCCAAACCGCATTGGTTTGGGCTTTTTTTTGTCAAAAACCACGGTGTTTTTTAGGTTAATAGTAGGCACAAAAAAGCCCTCGAAACCGAAGGCTTTCATTACATT is drawn from Vibrio sp. SNU_ST1 and contains these coding sequences:
- a CDS encoding acyl-CoA dehydrogenase, coding for MSSLRQKWVSDPAFKLFKKVLPPLSSTEKEAMEAGSVWWDGELFSGKPDFTKLHQYPKPQLTAEEQSFMDNELETLLAMLDDHKIVKEDRDLPEEVWNFLRKERFFSLIIAKGYGGREFSAHANSTIVTKIATRSISTAVSVMVPNSLGPGELLSHYGTQDQKDYWLPRLADGTDIPCFALTGPEAGSDAGGIPDVGTVCMGMHEGKETLGIKLNWNKRYITLAPVATVLGLAFKLHDPEKLLGDKEDIGITCALIPADHEGVVIGERHDPLGLAFMNGPTRGHDVFIPMEWLIGGADYAGKGWRMLVECLSAGRGISLPALGTAMGHLTAKTTGAYAYVRKQFGMSIGKFEGVAESLGRIGGLTYLLEATRTLTTTSLDMKEKPGIVTAIAKYHMTEMARTILNDSMDIHSGRAIQDGPMNYLAAPYLGIPVAITVEGANILTRNLMIFGQGATRCHPYVLSEMEAAANPDEKQGAKDFDSLLFKHISHATKNTFGAFGAALTGSKFIKADMSGPTKPYYQDLTRLSRALAVSADFAMLTLGGELKRKELISARLGDGLSYLYMASAALKKYEDEGRQQADLDYVHYAVQHCFHNAAKSLQEAYRNFPNKMVGKVLKGLVFPVGNHFEKPSDNLTVQLAESLMTPGAHRERLTHLCYIGKEEDDSVGLMENAFNAMYSIKPLERKIFKAVKEGKVARKGLLADKLAQALAADVLTQEEVDQIVAADKLRYTAIQVDHFSHDFSETLTRKELKPKLNSVA
- a CDS encoding TetR/AcrR family transcriptional regulator, coding for MAPRSTTKDKILDVAEGLFAEHGFNDTSLRTITSKANVNLASVNYHFGDKKTLVRAVLNRYLEAFMPALQDALVNLNLNETYSMSDVFESLRQPLRALNDVRPNGTSRFMLLIGRGYTDVQGHLRWFITTRYSEVLTLFTNSVMKANPNLTQEQLFWRLHFTLGTCVFTMASSQALIEIAENDYDRKIDAKAVVDILIPYLAAGMSAKE